The proteins below come from a single Mytilus edulis chromosome 5, xbMytEdul2.2, whole genome shotgun sequence genomic window:
- the LOC139524151 gene encoding arrestin domain-containing protein 17-like → MKIKSMQVEFDHQDRVYLVGSTLQGVVKVSFEKPTKLQTIVVRIKGKGRTSWDKDDLSHDDINYSAKEYYIDETIKLYGEETGESVKHPQGDFSYPFSVQLGADMPCSYEGKKGYVRYCCEAVITRPWKFDETFREPFTVIRHLDCNEFADALNPIADSVDQKVEGLCCCKCSEEGSMTVKIQINKTAFVPGEPLIYEFSVDNRSQNVIKKIDFILRQNATFAGYSDRMLSSGKPHFHTKKASFKLFNEKVEIPVNQYKSFKGAATIPAIPPTGLAGCNIIEIDYNVILFVDNSFTPAKFKAPVFIGTIPTTGDYQTPAPPTTDDKALSSNDIGLSLQPSAPQGLPPSYAECVFGKVDLKEDDDKHTTSHTNWAPAYTYYDWSKTTNYGGLTPSTVTPAADSYNHI, encoded by the exons ATGAAGATAAAATCCATGCAGGTAGAGTTTGATCATCAAGATCGAGTGTACTTGGTAGGGAGTACATTACAAGGTGTTGTTAAAGTAAGCTTTGAAAAGCCAACCAAACTACAAA CTATTGTGGTGCGCATCAAAGGTAAAGGTAGAACAAGCTGGGACAAAGATGACTTAAGTCATGACGACATAAATTATAGTGCAAAAGAATACTACATTGATGAAACAATCAAATTATATGGAG AAGAAACAGGAGAGTCGGTGAAACATCCACAAGGAGACTTTTCTTATCCATTTTCTGTCCAGCTTGGTGCAGATATGCCGTGTTCTTATGAAGGAAAAAAAGGCTATGTCAGATATTGTTGTGAAGCAGTTATTACACGACCTTGGAAGTTTGATGAAACGTTTAGAGAACCATTCACTGTTATACGTCACCTTGACTGCAATGAATTTGCTGATGCATTG AATCCTATTGCAGACAGTGTTGATCAGAAAGTTGAAGGATTATGTTGTTGCAAGTGTAGCGAGGAAGGATCTATGACGGTCAAAATCCAAATCAACAAAACAGCATTTGTACCTGGGGAACCCTTGATCTATGAATTCTCTGTTGACAACAGGAGtcaaaatgtgataaaaaaaattgattttatattacgtcag AATGCGACTTTTGCTGGATATTCAGACCGTATGCTTTCATCTGGTAAACCTCACTTCCACACAAAGAAAGCcagttttaaattgtttaatgaaAAAGTTGAAATACCAGTGAATCAATATAAATCATTTAAAGGTGCAGCAACAATACCAGCTATTCCACCAACTGGACTAGCAGGATGTAATATCATTGAAATTGACTATAATGTGATT CTCTTTGTTGACAACAGTTTTACCCCTGCAAAGTTTAAAGCGCCAGTGTTTATAGGAACCATCCCTACAACTGGAGACTATCAGACTCCAGCCCCTCCAACTACAGATGATAAAGCTTTATCTTCTAACGATATTGGGTTGTCTCTGCAGCCATCTGCACCTCAAGGAT tgCCGCCATCTTACGCAGAATGTGTTTTTGGGAAGGTTGATCTAAAGGAAGATGATGACAAGCACACAACATCGCACACTAACTGGGCCCCTGCTTACACCTACTATGATTGGAGCAAGACAACAAATTATGGAGGCTTGACACCATCAACTGTTACCCCAGCTGCAGATTCATACAACCATATTTAG